A single Filimonas effusa DNA region contains:
- the manA gene encoding mannose-6-phosphate isomerase, class I, which yields MVQDKIFRLKGKVQHYAWGGHAFIPQWLGTQSVDNQPCAEYWMGAHPSAASVLETNGTEVSLLQLIQQQPEEAIGAAVWNRFGELPYLFKILDVKDMLSIQVHPSKAEAEKGYDAEEAAGVPVNAPHRNYKDRNHKPEVMIALSEFWLLHGFLQPDLLRKVLRSVPAFSELAPLFDKEGYKGLYQHVMEMPQAQVNALLTPLVLAECQKYEAGQLNRSQPGWWVAKLCANQKLLGNVDRGIFSVYFFNIVQVQPGEAVFQGAGVPHAYLEGQNVELMANSDNVLRGGLTPKHVDVPELLKHTIFEGITPVIMKGDAAGNGERLYPCPVPDFGISKIELQPGEKWNHITDSLEILVVMNGSATITGNGSVTVEKGQAAAVLAGEPYVLQAGSPLLVYRAFVPRLA from the coding sequence ATGGTACAAGACAAAATCTTTAGATTAAAAGGAAAAGTACAGCATTATGCCTGGGGCGGACATGCATTCATTCCCCAGTGGTTAGGTACACAAAGCGTTGATAACCAGCCCTGTGCTGAATATTGGATGGGAGCGCATCCCTCGGCCGCTTCGGTTCTGGAAACAAACGGCACGGAGGTTTCCCTGTTACAGCTGATACAGCAGCAACCCGAAGAAGCCATCGGCGCAGCCGTATGGAACCGTTTCGGTGAATTGCCATACCTGTTTAAGATCCTGGATGTGAAAGACATGTTGTCGATCCAGGTACATCCTTCCAAGGCCGAAGCCGAAAAAGGATACGATGCCGAAGAAGCGGCGGGCGTACCCGTCAATGCCCCCCATCGCAACTATAAAGACCGCAACCATAAGCCGGAAGTGATGATCGCGCTGAGCGAATTCTGGCTGCTGCATGGTTTCCTCCAGCCCGATCTGCTGCGTAAGGTATTACGTTCTGTTCCTGCCTTCAGCGAGCTGGCGCCGCTTTTCGATAAAGAAGGGTACAAAGGCCTTTACCAGCATGTAATGGAAATGCCCCAGGCGCAGGTAAACGCGCTGCTGACGCCCCTGGTGCTGGCAGAATGCCAGAAATATGAAGCCGGACAGCTTAACCGCAGCCAGCCCGGCTGGTGGGTGGCAAAACTCTGCGCCAACCAGAAGCTGCTGGGGAATGTAGACAGGGGTATTTTCTCCGTTTACTTTTTCAATATCGTTCAGGTGCAGCCGGGCGAAGCCGTATTCCAGGGCGCCGGCGTTCCGCACGCTTATCTGGAGGGGCAAAACGTGGAACTGATGGCCAACAGCGATAACGTACTGCGCGGCGGCCTTACCCCCAAACACGTAGACGTGCCTGAATTGCTGAAGCATACCATTTTCGAAGGCATTACCCCGGTGATCATGAAAGGAGATGCCGCTGGTAATGGTGAGCGTTTATATCCCTGCCCGGTTCCCGACTTCGGGATCAGCAAAATAGAACTGCAGCCGGGCGAAAAATGGAACCATATCACCGATTCTCTTGAAATACTGGTAGTTATGAATGGCAGCGCCACTATTACCGGTAACGGCAGTGTTACGGTGGAAAAAGGCCAGGCAGCAGCAGTGCTGGCAGGTGAACCCTATGTACTGCAGGCCGGCAGCCCGCTTTTGGTTTACAGGGCATTTGTGCCTCGTTTGGCTTAA